The Planctomycetaceae bacterium genomic sequence CAGCGATCGACCGCCTTTTCGATCATGTCCAGCCTCAGTTGAATGTCGCCATCTCCCTGCAACAATCACGCCACTACCTGCAAGATTTCAAACACGCCGGCCCTAGTGCTTCGTCAGGTATGAATCGATGGGTCGTGCGCCACTGGCTGTGCCGGTGTCCTCCATCTTTGAAAACACGGGCACAGCCAGTGGCACACATCAAAACACGATGGACATGGCACCAAGGCAAACCGCGACGACTCATATTCCGTAATCCGCCCGGCCAGAAATCCAGTGACAAAACTGCCGTCGATCGTTGGCTCGCAAATCGTCGTGGCACAGCCCATAATGCCCAGTAGTCAAGCGTTTCTCCGAACTCTCAGCAAAGTCAATTACGCTTTAGCCTCTACAGCCCGGCATTTTCGGCAACGACGCATGACGGAGCAGCCGAGACAAGCAAACACCACCCCACAAAGAGCCCAAGTCGACGGCTCTGGAACTGCGGTGGCAGTCAGCGTCAACGTGGGCAACGCTCCCAGCGACGTCGCCGAATTTGTGAAAAACTGAGTAAAGGTTGCATCGGGCTCGATCACAAGATCGAAACTGCCCGCCTCATTGAACGTCACCGGCAGTGCAAAAAGCCCGTAACTGCCATCACCTGGAACGGCTGTGGGGAAGAATGATGAGTTCTGAACTTCAATCGTCGAGGGGAAAACCAAGCCACCGGCTCCTGAAACGTCTTGAGCACCTCCATTCAGTTGCGTTCCGGCAAACACTCCAGTCGCGTTCGTGGCAGTCCCAATCGTCACATCCACAAGTCCATTCGGCAGCCCC encodes the following:
- a CDS encoding PEP-CTERM sorting domain-containing protein (PEP-CTERM proteins occur, often in large numbers, in the proteomes of bacteria that also encode an exosortase, a predicted intramembrane cysteine proteinase. The presence of a PEP-CTERM domain at a protein's C-terminus predicts cleavage within the sorting domain, followed by covalent anchoring to some some component of the (usually Gram-negative) cell surface. Many PEP-CTERM proteins exhibit an unusual sequence composition that includes large numbers of potential glycosylation sites. Expression of one such protein has been shown restore the ability of a bacterium to form floc, a type of biofilm.): MGVTQNVNVFVSVTGGEAAFQSSGWQVGLSPLNPVGLPNGLVDVTIGTATNATGVFAGTQLNGGAQDVSGAGGLVFPSTIEVQNSSFFPTAVPGDGSYGLFALPVTFNEAGSFDLVIEPDATFTQFFTNSATSLGALPTLTLTATAVPEPSTWALCGVVFACLGCSVMRRCRKCRAVEAKA